Proteins encoded within one genomic window of Brassica rapa cultivar Chiifu-401-42 chromosome A09, CAAS_Brap_v3.01, whole genome shotgun sequence:
- the LOC103837064 gene encoding 60S acidic ribosomal protein P1 isoform X2, translating to MSNTSELACTYAALILHDDGIEITAEKIAKLVKAANVNVESYWPSLFAKLCQKKNIDDLIMNVGASGDAAAPVAINVPAAAQAVPSAEETKKKKEEVKEESEDDMVFGLFD from the exons ATGTCCAACACCAGTGAGCTCGCCTGCACTTACGCCGCTCTAATCCTCCACGACGATGGAATTGAAATCACC GCTGAGAAGATAGCAAAACTAGTGAAGGCAGCCAACGTGAACGTTGAATCATACTGGCCTAGCCTCTTTGCTAAGCTGTGTCAGAAGAAGAACATTGATGATCTCATCATGAATGTTGGAGCTAGTGGTGATGCAGCTGCTCCGGTTGCTATCAACGTTCCTGCTGCTGCACAAGCTGTCCCATCAGCTGAggagacaaagaagaagaag GAGGAGGTGAAGGAAGAAAGTGAAGATGACATGGTCTTCGGATTGTTTGACTAG
- the LOC103837062 gene encoding two-component response regulator-like APRR5, which produces MREKSDEVVEVTVVEKAAEAVGVKSARRRRVQRKDAAEGGDGLVKWERFLPKIALRVLLVEADDSTRQIISALLRKCSYRVAAVPDGLKAWEMLKGNPESVDLILAEVDLPSISGYALLTLIMEHDVCKNIPVIMMSTHDSVNTVYKCMLKGAADYLVKPLRRNELRNLWQHVWRRRQSTLAPGSFQLDESLGHRKPEGAQSSCTRPETEGESADVEKDSSKEAIDFIGASFTRNEQHNREESVRIELDLSLRRSSLHPSSGSAFTRYVHKPLQTQCSVSPLVPDQRKNVTESEDGNIVVTNQYKSSEPPPSAPRRNEASFYNSADSPGPPSWPGQGSYPTTVPIKSIQFTSPNTTAASLSPSPSSISPHEYSSMFHPYNGNKPEGLQEQDVEERRHVSSANEHSTIGNHCTTSYIQDQQLVEKKNEEGYSSSVGKTKQSLREAALNKFRMKRKDRCFDKKVRYESRKKLAEQRPRIKGQFVRQVQSTETSTQQAPQ; this is translated from the exons ATGCGAGAAAAGAGCGACGAAGTTGTTGAGGTCACGGTGGTGGAGAAAGCAGCTGAGGCTGTCGGAGTAAAGTCAGCGCGGCGGCGGAGAGTGCAGAGGAAGGACGCCGCAGAGGGGGGCGATGGTTTGGTGAAGTGGGAGAGGTTTCTCCCTAAAATCGCGTTGAGAGTTTTGCTAGTAGAAGCAGACGATTCCACCAGACAGATTATTTCTGCTCTCCTCAGGAAATGCAGTTACAGAG TTGCTGCTGTACCTGATGGCTTGAAAGCTTGGGAGATGCTAAAAGGAAACCCCGAGAGCGTCGATCTGATACTCGCAGAGGTTGATCTTCCTTCAATATCTGGATACGCTCTTCTTACACTTATCATGGAGCATGATGTCTGCAAGAACATTCCTGTCATAA TGATGTCGACACATGACTCAGTGAATACTGTGTACAAGTGCATGTTGAAAGGTGCTGCTGACTATCTTGTTAAGCCGTTGAGGAGGAATGAGCTGAGAAATCTCTGGCAACATGTTTGGAGAAGACGACAAAGT ACACTTGCTCCTGGTAGCTTTCAACTTGATGAGAGTCTCGGCCATCGGAAACCTGAGGGTGCTCAG AGCTCATGTACAAGACCAGAGACGGAAGGAGAGAGCGCAGACGTGGAGAAAGACTCATCTAAAGAAGCCATTGACTTCATTGGAGCTTCGTTTACTAGAAACGAACAACACAACAGAGAAGAAAGTGTTAGGATAGAGCTTGATCTCTCCCTGAGAAGATCCTCTCTTCATCCTTCTAGTGGCTCTGCTTTCACAAGGTACGTTCACAAGCCGCTGCAGACACAGTGCTCCGTCTCTCCCTTGGTTCCCGACCAAAGAAAGAACGTTACGGAGAGTGAAGATGGTAACATTGTGGTAACCAATCAATACAAATCATCTGAACCGCCTCCAAGTGCTCCTAGAAGAAACGAGGCCAGCTTTTACAATAGTGCTGACTCACCTGGTCCACCTTCTTGGCCAGGACAAGGTTCTTACCCAACCACAGTTCCCATCAAGAGTATACAGTTCACAAGTCCTAACACAACTGCTGCTTCATTGTCTCCAAGCCCTAGCTCCATTAGCCCGCATGAGTACAGTTCCATGTTTCACCCATACAACGGTAATAAACCCGAGGGTTTGCAAGAGCAGGATGTAGAGGAGAGAAGACACGTCTCTTCTGCAAATGAACACAGCACAATAGGGAACCACTGCACTACCAGCTACATTCAGGATCAGCAGCTTGTGGAGAAGAAGAATGAAGAAGGGTACTCGTCCTCTGTAGGGAAGACTAAGCAATCTCTTAGGGAAGCTGCTTTAAACAAGTTTAGGATGAAGCGCAAGGACAGGTGTTTTGATAAAAAG GTTCGTTATGAGAGCAGGAAGAAACTGGCAGAGCAACGGCCGAGAATTAAAGGGCAGTTCGTTCGTCAAGTCCAATCCACTGAGACCTCAACGCAACAAGCTCCACAATGA
- the LOC103837063 gene encoding ribosome-binding factor PSRP1, chloroplastic, with translation MATLLGFSQTKFHNIGASISSPPCSSSSTVVSMVGRRSDSKTLRSGFLGRITYQDRLPSTGRRSSLTAKMSWDGPLASVKLIIQGKNLELSEAIKQHVEDKVGKAVQKHSHLVREVDVRLSVRGGEFGKGPKIRRCEVTLFTKKHGVVRGEEDAETVYACIDLVSTIIQRKLRKIKEKDSDHGRHMKGFNRSQVRDPVIEPVVEDVEDVAESTPGGEEDDLIKEIVRTKYFEMPPLTVSEAVEQLELVAHDFYGFQNEETGEINIVYKRREGGYGLIIPKKDGKAQKVEPLSTEQLNEHSFAE, from the exons ATGGCGACACTCTTAGGGTTCTCTCAGACGAAGTTTCACAACATCGGCGCCTCCATCTCTTCTCCACCATGCTCATCTTCTTCCACGGTGGTCTCAATGGTGGGAAGACGCTCAGATTCCAAGACTCTCCGGTCAGGCTTCCTCGGCCGTATCACTTACCAAGATCGCCTACCCTCAACTGGTCGGAGAAGCTCGTTAACAGCGAAAATGTCGTGGGACGGTCCTCTTGCTTCCGTCAAGCTGATCATCCAAGGCAAAAACCTCGAG TTATCAGAGGCAATCAAGCAGCATGTTGAGGATAAAGTAGGCAAAGCTGTTCAGAAACACAGTCATCTCGTCAGAGAAGTTGATGTGAGACTCTCTGTCCGAGGTGGAGAGTTTGGTAAAGGACCTAAGATCCGTAGATGCGAG GTAACATTGTTTACAAAGAAGCATGGTGTTGTGCGCGGTGAGGAAGATGCTGAGACTGTATACGCTTGTATCGACTTGGTATCAACGATAATTCAGAGGAAGCTGAGGAAGATCAAGGAGAAGGACTCTGACCATGGAAGGCACATGAAAGGCTTTAACAGATCGCAGGTGAGAGATCCAGTGATTGAGCCCGTTGTGGAGGATGTTGAGGACGTTGCTGAGTCTACACCAGGAGGAGAAGAGGATGATTTGATCAAAGAG ATTGTGCGTACCAAGTACTTTGAGATGCCACCATTGACTGTCTCCGAGGCAGTGGAGCAGCTGGAGTTAGTAGCTCACGATTTCTACGGCTTCCAGAATGAAGAAACCG GTGAGATAAACATAGTGTACAAGAGAAGAGAAGGAGGGTACGGTCTGATAATCCCTAAGAAAGATGGCAAGGCTCAGAAAGTTGAGCCGCTTTCAACCGAGCAATTGAATGAACACTCCTTTGCTGAGTAG
- the LOC103837064 gene encoding 60S acidic ribosomal protein P1 isoform X1: protein MSNTSELACTYAALILHDDGIEITAEKIAKLVKAANVNVESYWPSLFAKLCQKKNIDDLIMNVGASGDAAAPVAINVPAAAQAVPSAEETKKKKVYIFIVCLRTQLQLLNKNLTI from the exons ATGTCCAACACCAGTGAGCTCGCCTGCACTTACGCCGCTCTAATCCTCCACGACGATGGAATTGAAATCACC GCTGAGAAGATAGCAAAACTAGTGAAGGCAGCCAACGTGAACGTTGAATCATACTGGCCTAGCCTCTTTGCTAAGCTGTGTCAGAAGAAGAACATTGATGATCTCATCATGAATGTTGGAGCTAGTGGTGATGCAGCTGCTCCGGTTGCTATCAACGTTCCTGCTGCTGCACAAGCTGTCCCATCAGCTGAggagacaaagaagaagaaggtatatatatttattgtctGTCTCAGGACACAGTTACAATTATTGAATAAAAACCTAACTATATAA
- the LOC103837060 gene encoding uncharacterized protein LOC103837060 has product MFLGPSPPHTPLLNRRNNHKPPHATVSSALPDLFLAAFSLLFLWSSPKPLVSLPPNRLSFPLTPRRRSTASMSRLSPPHPPPPPQRFANAQSLSDWLESRLPSDSFAAWGVKPGTKNVHNLWLELSDGETSLTDSTPPVRTVNVVSVRVIGEDGKVLVESHQELSDGSVRERFRPLSEKLKPEETPDEAVFRAIKEELGSIFDGENDVGERIKILPGTYSRRVEERNSLSYPGLPARYALHLVDATVRGLPEEDFCTEEKEYDGDSTEDSEETRAVGKAVTVKRHYWKWVSPSSVRS; this is encoded by the coding sequence ATGTTCCTCGGCCCATCTCCACCGCACACGCCTCTCCTAAACCGCCGTAACAACCACAAACCTCCTCACGCAACCGTCTCCTCCGCCCTTCCTGACCTCTTCCTCGCAGCGTtctctctcctcttcctctGGTCTTCCCCCAAACCTCTCGTCTCCCTCCCTCCCAACAGACTCTCCTTCCCTCTAACTCCTCGCCGCCGATCCACCGCCTCCATGTCCCGTCTATCTCctcctcatcctcctcctccgccgcagCGCTTCGCCAACGCTCAGTCTCTCTCCGATTGGCTCGAGTCGAGACTGCCGTCCGACTCGTTCGCCGCATGGGGAGTCAAACCGGGGACCAAGAACGTGCACAACCTCTGGCTTGAGCTCTCCGACGGCGAGACCTCTCTCACGGACTCCACCCCGCCGGTACGCACCGTCAACGTCGTCTCGGTCCGTGTGATCGGAGAAGACGGGAAAGTCCTCGTGGAGTCTCACCAGGAGTTGTCCGACGGGAGCGTGCGCGAGAGGTTTCGTCCTTTGTCGGAGAAGCTGAAGCCCGAGGAGACTCCCGACGAAGCTGTCTTTCGAGCTATTAAAGAAGAGCTGGGTTCTATCTTTGACGGCGAAAACGACGTCGGAGAGAGGATCAAGATTCTTCCTGGGACATATAGTAGAAGAGTGGAGGAAAGGAACTCGCTTTCGTATCCGGGATTGCCCGCGCGATACGCGCTTCACTTGGTGGATGCGACGGTGCGGGGTCTACCGGAGGAAGATTTCTGCACGGAGGAGAAAGAGTATGATGGTGACTCGACGGAAGACTCGGAGGAAACACGAGCTGTCGGAAAAGCTGTGACGGTGAAGCGGCATTACTGGAAATGGGTTAGTCCTAGTTCGGTTCGGTCCTAA